AGCTCACGCTAAATTCCTCTTCAAGTACTAGCATACTCTAGCGCTGTAGCGGGCGCCCCCGTTATCTTCTTACTTCTTAGCTCGAAAATAATTTACTATCAGGCCATTTTCAACAACTTCATTTTTACTTCTTCTCAGCTACCGAAGCTCTCTGTTAAAAAAATTCACTGTCTACTTACCCGGTCATCGTAATTTATATATAAAAAAAAGCCCTTTTATAGAAAATAATCTATAAAAGGACGAATAATCGTGTTACCACCTTTGTTTGAAAGCTATGCTTTCCTCTATCCAACGTTTACCAAATATCCCGTAAAGTATTGGTGTTTCTTTTAACGGTGAAACATTCCGAAGCTGCCTACTTATCGACATACTTTTTCTCCAAGGCCATTTTCAGTATTTTGTCCATAACACTTTCCACCAACCAGTGTCTCTCTAAAATGTCCGCCAAACTTACTTTCCTCATCAACGAAAGTTTATTTATTTGTTGAAATGAAGTTTACGCTAGTCAAATTTTTTTGTCAACAAAAAAAATAAATTTTTTTCGCTCATTGTCTGTATATGCGCTGGAAAGTCGGTCAATTCAAGTTTTAATAAACAAAAAAATTTTGCTGCTACAAAAAATGAAACCATTTTCAAAAAAGTGCACAAAAAAAATGACTGATTTTGTGCATTCTGACCTAACAAATAAAAACGGTTACATATATACTAAGTTCATAGCAAAACAATAAAAAGAAAAAGAGGTAATCATTATGGTACAAATGGCATTAAATCATGTCTATAAAAAATACGACAATGCGGAAAACTATTCCGTTACAGATTTTAATTTGAATATCGCAGATCGCGAATTTATCGTTTTCGTTGGTCCTTCAGGTTGTGGTAAATCAACAACTTTACGAATGATTGCTGGCCTTGAAGATATTACAGAAGGCGAACTTTCAATTGGCGAAAAAGTCATGAATGACGTTGCACCAAAAGATCGCGACATCGCCATGGTATTCCAAAACTACGCATTATACCCACATATGACAGTATTTGATAACATGGCTTTTGGTTTGAAATTACGTAAATATGACAAAGCAGATATTAAAACACGGGTTGAAAATGCGGCTGAAATTTTAGGCTTAACAGAATATTTAGACCGTAAACCTGCCGCTTTATCTGGTGGACAACGTCAACGGGTTGCGTTAGGTCGTGCAATCGTTCGTGATGCAAAAGTCTTCTTAATGGATGAACCTTTGTCAAACTTAGATGCAAAATTACGTGTTGCCATGCGTGCTGAAATTGCGAAATTACACCAACGCTTAAACACAACTACAATTTACGTAACCCATGACCAAACTGAAGCTATGACAATGGCTGACCGAATTGTTATCATGAAAGATGGTTTTATCCAACAAATCGGCACACCGCAACAAGTATACGATACACCGGTAAATGTCTTTGTTGCAGGCTTCATTGGCTCTCCTGCTATGAACTTCTTCAACGTTACATTAAATAACGGAGTAATCACAGATGGCTATGGCTTAAAATTACGTATTCCAGAAGGAAAAAATAAAATTTTAGTTGAAAAAGGTTACGAAGGAAAAGAAGTTATCTTTGGTATTCGTCCTGAAGATATTCACTCTGAACAAGTCGCAATTGACGCTTCACCAGAAGCAACAGTTAACGCTGAAGTCGTTGTTTCAGAATTACTTGGAGCAGAATCCATGTTGTATACAAAAACTGGCGAAACTGAATTTGTATCAAAAGTTGATGCCCGTGACTTCCATAAACCAGGTGAATTCATTGACCTTGCTTTCAATATCAATAAAGCTCATTTCTTTGATAAAGATAGCGAAAATGTTATTAAATTACCTTAATCTTGTTCATTTCTTATTTTCCCATAAAGGCAAAAAACGTTCGCAAATGCGAGCGTTTTTTGTTTTGTCGTTTACATAAATAGCCAATTATTCACAATTATGTTTTTATAAATAATTGGCTTAAAAAAACCGTCTCTCAAAAAGAGACGGTTCACTTATTTAATTAAGCTGCTAATTCTTTGGCTTTTTCTTGTTCTTCTTTCAACAATTTATTGTCATAGAATTTGATGAATGGAAACCAGATTGCAAAAGCTAGTATTGCACACAATACAGCTAAAACAGCTGCTTTCCAGTCACCACCGGAACCAATGAATGCACCAATTCCTACTGGAGATGGCCAAGGCATTTGCGCTAGCATTGGTTTAACAATTTCAAATTTAATAGCAAAATAGGCTAAAGATGCTGAAGCCATTGGTGCTAAGAAAAATGGTAAAGCCAAAAATGGATTGTAAACAATTGGCATACCAAAAATAATTGGTTCATTGATGTTAAAAATGCCCGGCACAAGCGAAGCTTTTCCTAAAACCTTTAATTGATCTGATTTTGCCATGAAAGCAATAAAAATAATCAATCCTAACGTTGCACCGGAACCACCAACAGTTACATAAGAATTATTAAATTCACCAGCTAGTGGATAATTTGCTCCCGCCGCATTGGCAGCCATATTGGCTAGTACAATTGGAGTTAGAAAAGAAGTAATAATATTTGCTCCATGAATTCCGACAATCCATAGTGCATGGATTAAGAAGTAAATCACCATGATTCCTAGCCATGTATTGGTTAAATTCGTCACAAAACTAAATGGAATGTAGATGACTTTAAAAATATCTGTACCAAGAGCAATCAAAACGCCGTTAATAATCATTACAACAAAAGCGATTACAAAAGTTGGGATTAAAGCGGTAAAAGAACGTGAAACACCTGGTGGCACAACATCTGGCATTTTAATTACTAAATTACGTTTTACACACAAGCAATATAATTCAACTGCAATAACGGACATGATAATACCAGTAAAAATACCAGACGTCCCTAGACGATCAGCAAAAGACCCCATACGAATCCCATTTACTACTTTTTCAGTATCGGTAATTGAGTTAACTAACGTCATTTTACCTCCTTCCCAGACAATTTCAGGGATACATATAAAGAATGCAAAAACTGCCAAAAGTGCACCCGTTAATGGGTTAACATTTAAGCCTTGTTCATCTCGTTCAATGGATGTCAATTCATAAGCGAAAACGATTGCAAAATAAATAGCTAAAATACCCATTGTCATAGTATTTGCTACCATATATAAATCACTGATCTTGAAAAAACTAGCTTCAAATATTCCCTCTAATCCAGAAAATGCTACTGGTAACACATTTAAAACCAAAAACATTGAACCGACAATAGTAAATGGAATGGAAGCCATCCCGGCTGCCATAACCGCACGAACAATTTTCATTTGGGCGACTTTCCCCATCGGTCCCATTAAATATTTTTGTAAAAAATTAAACATATCTTACTCCCCTTTCATAGGTATAACGATTTTTCATATTGTTTAATCCGTTGATAGTGCTTGTCATGATTACTACTGATATCACGTAAACGATGTTGAATCCATAAACATAAGAAACAACCAATTAAAAGAGCTGCCACGATAAAAGCACGGCCATTTATTCCTTGCTTCATAAAAGGAAATAATCTATGAAATAATGGCGTAAAAGTGGCGAGTAACAATCCAACATTGACGATTAACTGCAACCAGTAATAACCTGTTGTGCGCGGTGTTACATTTTTTGGGGTACTGTACAACTTTGCTTGTTCAAAGACAGCTGGTAAAATACCAAGAATTAAAAGAGCTGGAATAAAGATCGTTTTTCCCTGAACTAAAAACAGTGCAATCAACCAGTATAAATTAATAAAGAAAAAGCCCGCGCTCAGATACCGAACGAAAAGATAACGATTAAAATACATTGTTTTAAGACTTAGCTTTTTACGATCTAAATCGAGGGCTTTTTTATCGGCATCTTTCATGATTTTACCTCCTTTTAATTTTTTTGATTTTGTGCATTTTGCTCATAAAGATATTTCATTTCTTGGGCAACTTCTAGTAGCGTCATCGTAGTCATCAAGTGATCTTGTGCATGAACCATAATGATCTCCATTTCAATTTTTTTGCCACCTGCATAATCTTTTAATAACGCGGTTTGTGATTTATGTGCTTGTAAAATTTCTTCATTAGCCTCATTTAAAAGCTGTTCTGCATTACTAAAATCATTTTTCCTCATGGCAGCAAAGGCTTTATGAATAGTAGTACGAGCATTTCCACTATTTAAAATAATTTCAAAAGCTGCTACTTGAATTTCTTCACTACTCATCACATTTTCATTGGCTGGTGTCATAATTTTCCTCCTCCCTTTCTTACATTAATTGTAAAAATAGTTGACTAAAATTGGTAAAAGTTGGTTCTGCTAACATTTTTTCTTGAAACGGTAAGCAATCTACTAATTTGACAATCGCTTTAGTCATAACGGTGATTCCTTTATTTTCAATATAAGAAGGCGAAATCAAAAAGACAAAGTGAATTTTCTTTTCTTCATCCCAGCTCATTCCCCTTGGAATCAGCGCCACAGCAATTTTGGTAGAAATTCCCACCGGTAGTGCTGGATGTGGGACAACAATGCTTTCACTAAAAATAATCTGTCCCATTTGTTCACGATGATTAATCTGTTCTAACAATTCTTTAGGATAATTTTCAGCTTCATTAACACGCAATAATTCTGCCAATTCTTGTAAGACCTGCTCCTTGGTTGGCACAATGTCGTAAAGTTTAAAATACTTTTCCCCCATCTGTTCTGTGAGCATATTTTGTTTACGCTGATCTTTTCCGTCATTTAATTTAAGATTTATCATTTGTCGATTTTTGGTACTAATTTTATGAATCGTTTTCCGAATTCTTGCAACATCCTCATCATTTAGAAAAACACTAACATGAATAATTGGAATGGGAAAAACCATAGCCGAAAGATCAATCGAAGAAATGATTAAATCTGCATCATTTAAACTAGTCTCATTAATTTCGTAATACCCCTGAACATTGGTAATTGTAATATGGTTATCAAATTCGTTAACAACACGATTTTTTAACAATTGTGCGCTGCCATAACCCGTAGCACAAATAATCAAAGCATGGACTTTTTGCATGTCTTTAGCTTTTTCCATTGCTGCCATTACATGTAAAGTTAAATACGCCCATTCATCATCGGTAATTTGATAATCTTTTAAAACTGGCATCTGACCTAAATAGTTTTTAGTTAGCTCAAAGGCCTGGGGATAATTACTTTTTATTTCACTTGTCAATGGATTATCTAAAGAAATTTTTCTTTCGAGCCGAACTAGCATTGGCTTTAAATGATCCAATAGACCACTTTTCAACTGATAATCTTCGTTTAGAGAATAACCTAGGCTGTTACTTAATAGTGCTATAGCCTGAGTTAGCGCTCCCGTTAGTTCTTGATTTTCTTCTACAACCGGATGATTTGATTTTGCCATTAAGTGTAAGGCAAGATAAGATATCTCTTCTGAGGGAAAAGCGATTTTAGAAAACACCTCGATCCGACTGACTATTTTTCTAGCAACTTCATACTCTATCTTTTCAGAAATGTCAGCTGCTATTCCAAGTTCCTTGATTTCAAAACCTTCTTTTAAACGCTTAATACTTAAGGCAAGATGCAGAACTAAATTTTGAATAATAATGTCAGATATTTTTAACTTTGCCTCTCTAATTTCATCCAAAATAATAATCGTCAATTCTTCAAAACTAATATCTTGAAAAAGCGGGCTATTACCTAGATACTTTTTAAGCGAATTGGTATAATTTTTCCCAAAAAAAGTATCTAAAATGAAATGGCGTTTACTCCGTTCATCCCCTTTAACAAAAAGACCCACGCCATGCTTTGAAGCAAGTGTTAACGTATACGGTTTTAGTTTCTCTTTGATTTCTTGCATATCTTTGCTCAAAGAAGAACGACTAATAAATAATTCTTCAGTCAAGTCATCTAAATTTATAGTTGCCTCTTCTAGTAGCAACTTATTTAGAATATAATTTTCCCGATCTGTAATATCAGAAATCAAGGGTGCTTTTTCTTCACTATTTAAGGTAATGCCTTGTTTTGCCAAAAAAAGATCGAAATTCAATTTATTTACAATAGTCAAACAATAACCATAACCTTGTTTAGCAGTGATCACACCCCCATTTTCTGCAATAAGTTCTTTTAGACGCGTGATATATGTGCGGACAGTACGGTCAGACAATGACAACTCAGAGGCCAAATGTTGGCTAGTGACAAAATCACCTTGATACTGGATTAAGTGCAAGAGCAATTCTCTTTCCTTTGGTCTCATTATCTTCCCTCATTTTCTAAATATTTTCTTCAATAACTTCACTTAGTTTTTGAATACCAGTTGGAATTGGCACGTAAGCTTGAAATGGGATACTAACAACAGGCTTCCCAACTTCTGACCCTAATTTTTTGAATTTATCTAAAAACATAGTTGTTTGTGGCGAAATTAAAAATAAATCAAAATCACTGGTTTTAATCATTTTGTCCCCTTCTGTCGCAGAGACAGCATCGACAACAATTTCTTCTCCTTTGTTTTTAAAATATTCCGTTGTTTTTGCAGCCATCATTGAAGATGACATCCCCGCAGCACAAATTATTAAAGCTTTTTTCATATCCATACACTCCTCAAAATTTTCTAAATTTTTTCACCATTTGTTTGAATTACTTCGTGATACCAATAAAATGAATCTTTTTTACTTCTTGCTAAAGTCCCGTTTCCTTTATTATCTTTATCAACGTAGATAAAACCATAACGTTTTTCCATTTCTCCGGTTCCAGCCGAAACTAAATCAATACAGCCCCAAGGGGTATACCCCATCAAGTGAACCCCATCTTCAATTACGGCTAACTTCATTTGTTCAATATGTGCTTTTAAATAGTCAATGCGATACTCATCATGGACACTGCCATCTGCTTCTTTTTTGTCGTAAGCACCAAACCCATTTTCGACAATGAATAATGGCACGTGATACATGTCTGTGAACCAGTTTAACGAATAACGTAACCCAACCGGATCGATTTGCCAGCCCCAATCAGAGGCTTTAACAAATTCATTACGTACTAAATCTTTTGTCTCGTCATAATCGTAGTGAACATTTTCTTCATGATGAACAACTGCATGCGACATATAATAACTAAAACCAATATAATCAACCGTGCCTTCTTTCAATGCTTTTTCATCTTCACGTGTAAAATCAATTTTAATTCCTTTACGTTCCCAATACTTCAAGATGTGATTTGGATAAAAACCGTGAACATGGACATCACAAAAGTAATAACGTTTCTCCATTGATTTTATTGACATCAACGCATTTTCAGGCTTGTCATTTACCGCATATAATGGCGCAAAAGCAATCATACAGCCAATTTGAAAATCTGGATTAATGGCTTTCCCAATTTTTACTGCCTTAGCACTAGCAACAAGCTCATAATGAGCAGCCTGATACATAATGGCTTCTCTATCTTCTCCTTCTTGATAAAAAATACCAGAGTTTGTAAATGGAGCAAAATCTTCATGGAAGTTTGCTTGATTATTGATTTCATTAAAAGTCATCCAATATTTCACTTTGTTTTGGTATCGTTTAAAGCAAACTTCAGCAAAGCGGAGGAAAAAGTCAATTAACTTACGATTACGAAAGCCACCATACTCTGTTACCAAATGATACGGCAGTTCAAAATGAGACAACGTTACAACCGGTTCAATATTATGCTTCAAACATTCATCAAATAAGTCATCATAAAATTTCAAACCCGCTTCGTTAGGCTCCGCTTCGTCTCCGTTAGGAAAAATCCGCGTCCACGCAATTGATGTTCGAAAGCATTTAAAACCCATTTCTGCAAAAAGAGCAATATCTTCTTTATAACGATGATAAAAATCTATTCCCTCATGATTTGGATAATACTCATTGGGTAAGACACCATCTGTAATGGCGCGATAATGGGTTGGTGAACCGACAGTCATAACGTCAGCAACACTGACACCTTTACCACCAGCTTGCCACGCACCTTCTAATTGGTGAGCTGCAACTGCCCCACCCCAGAGAAAATCTTTTGGAAAACTAGTTGTCATTTATTCTCCTCCTTATTTGTTATTTACATACATAGTATATTTTGGAAACGCTTTCCAAACAAACGGAATATTTCCTTAGTACTCCGGAAAAAAATTCCATTATCCTTTTTAAAACGGCATTTTGTAAAAATATCAAATTAGTCTATTTTCGTATGATTTCATAAAAAACAACGAATAATAAGTTTGACGTTATCTAATCATAATATCAAATTATTAGGTAATAAATTTATTTATTTACCCATTTGTACATTACAAAACTTTTGACAAACCAAAAGACCATCGTGGTTAAAGATGAACTTTAACTACGATGGTCTTTTCACTAGCGAAAATAATCTTTCGCAAGTTTTTCATAAATCACTTGTTCTTTTGGATTTGGTACAAACTGGTATTCTGTTCTTTGTGCGGGTATTTCTGGCTCGAAATACAAATAGTACAAGCCAAAAATGGGCTCGTTTTCTGGCGCATAAATACACTTGGCACCCAAAATTGTACTAGCCAACTGCGCAAGTTCCGTCGTTTTAAAAAAGCCACCGCTTACTGATAACACTTGCTTTGGTGCTACCAATTTTACTAAACGCCTAATATTTAATAGCATCCCTTCAATGACACTGCGTAATAAATCTTCACGTGTATGTTGTAGAGTTAAGTTATAAAACCCGCCCCTTACTGTTTCATCCCAAAGTGGTGCTCTTTCACCATTTAGATAAGGCAAAAAGCGTAATCCCTTCGCACCGATCGTCGTTTTTTCTAGTAGCTCTGGTAATTGGGTAAAAAATGAAGAGGAATCTTTTGCTAATTGCGCAGCTGACCACTCCAATAATGACGCACCATTATTAGAAGGTGCACCAATTACAAAGTATTTTTCATTCAAATAGTAACAAAAATTTTGTTTATTTGGTTCTAATTGCGCAGTGGTAACAATTTGTCGGACTGCTGCACTCGTTCCAATTGTTAAACTGGCTGTTCTTTTCGTGCGATAAAAACTGGCATAAGCTGCCAGCGTGCCATCGCTAGCACCAACTGCAACTTTTATCCTTGGTGCAAAACCAAAGTGTTTAATTTTATCTATCTTCATAGCCAGTGTTTTCGTCGTGTCGACAATTTCAGCTAATTGATTTGGCTTAATTGACAGATAAGATAGAATTTCTGTACTCCAGGTTTTCTTTTCCAAATCATAATATCCTGTAGCTGAAGCACAAGCACGATCAATGATAAATTCCCCAGTAAAGTATTCCAAGACCAGTTCTTTTAACCCCGACCATTGTGTCACTTCTTGATATTTATTAGTTTCTTTAAAATAAAGCAGTTTTGCAAAGGGCGACATTGCATGAATCGGTGTGCCTGTTAGTTGATAAAAATCTTTCGCTAATTTTGTTTTAGAAAATTCCGCAATCGTTTCTCCTGCCTGTAAGTCTGACCACAAAAAGACCCTTTGACTATTAGCCGGCCGCAAACTGTGCATTGCCGTACTAAAACTCATTATTGAAATTTTTTTTCGTAGATCTTTCGGAATTAGAAAAATCCCTTTTTCTAACAAAGCGATAATTTCTGAGGCACGTTGGTATCTTGCTGCTTTATCTTCATAAGTCGTTAATTTCACACTCGTTTCAAACAATAGTTGTTGCTCATAAATTACCCCTAGCTTAATTGCTGTGGTTCCAATATCGATTCCTAAAAATACAGCCAAATTTATCCACCTCTATTTTAGCTCACTTCATGTTATTCTTCTTATTCTAGCATAAGAGTGTTTCTCTCTAAAATAAAGTGACGTTAAAAATGCGAACTATACCTCCTAACTTTTAGTCATAACGATTTTATTGCAGTCAAATCAATTTTTTTCGTGTGGAAAGTTTATACTTCCTTTACAGAACAAAAAAAGACGTCGAAATATTATCGACGTCTTGAAGATTCATTACATTAACGGTGAATATAAGTTAAGCCAGATGCGCTTAATGTTTCGATGTTTGGACCAGTTGGTGATGAGAAGCCCATACCACCTTGTGAAATTGTAATTGTGTTGTTAGCTGCATTGTATGATTCAACGTAAGCTACGTGACCATATACTGGATCAGCATTCCAACTACCAACACTTTGGCCACCAGCAAATACTACAACTGCTCCAGCAGCTGGTGTTCCATCAACGCGGTAACCATCAGCAGCAGCTGAACCACCCCATTGTGCTCCATTACCCCAGTAAGTGCCTACCCAAGGCGCAACTTGTTTTACATACCAAGTACATTGTCCTTGTGCATACATATTACCTGAGCCAGAATGATCGATTCCATTACCTGAACCACCCCAGTTATTATTACCAGAGTCGTTATTATCATTGTTTGTATCGTTATCATTTGAATTATTATTATTGTTATTACCAGTATTACCAGTTTGGTTATCTTGCGCAGGTTTATTTGTTTCAGTTGATCCTGCAGTTGAACCAGATTCATTATTAGCAGGAGTAGTAGTTTCTTGTTGTGCTTGTGCTGCTAATTTTTCTTGACGAGCTGCTTCTTTTGCAGCAGCTGCAGCTTTTGCTTCTTGTTCTTTGCGGATACGAGCTGCTTCTGCTTCTGCTTGAGCTTTTTGTTTATTTAATTTATCTTTGTCGCTTTTAGCAGTTGCTTCTTCAGCAGCTAAGTTAGCTTTTAAGACATTTAATTCGGCTTGCTTATTGGCAATCGCATTTTTTTGTGTTTCTAACTCTTTTTGGTTAGCAGCTAGTGCGTTAACTTTTTCTTCATTTTCTTTAACTTTTGTTTCAACTGCTTGTTTGTCACGTTTTTGTTGGGCAACCAAGTCGTTGTTGGCCTTAACAATTGTTGTCATCGCTTGAACGCGACCAATAGCATCTGATAGAGAGTCAGACTCAACAACTGCATCGATAAAGTTTGTGCTTTGACCGTTCACTTGAACATCGCGAGCTTGTTTTTTGATTGCTTCTTCGCGTTTAGCAATTCGCACTTTTAATGTAGCGATTTTATCTTGCAATTTCATTGTGTCTTCATTTAATTTAGCTTGTTTATTTTCTAAGTCGCTGACTTTTTCAGCAACTGCGGCAATTTCAGCTTCTAATGAACTAATTTGATTGGAAACATCAGCCTGTTGACCTTGTAAGCTGTTAATTTTTTGATCCTGTGCTTCAATTTTCTCATCAATAGTATCTGCAAAGGCTACATTACTTGGTACGGCTGCAAGTGTTAATGAGCAAACTAATAATGCTGATAACAAACTCTTCTTCACGTAAAATTCCTCCGAATGGCGTCTTATTTTCTTATTTAATAAATAATAATTACAGGTTAAAAATTTCTCTTCTCTTTTAACGCTAAGAGCAGTTTAACACAGTGATATGTCAAACAAATAATAGCTATGTTACAAAAACATTTCAAAACACAATGTTTTTTTTACAATTGTCAAAAAAGCACTATTCCATTATTTATAGTGATTAATAACTATACTTTCTATTATTTCTTGTTCTTTTTAATCAAGAAAAGATGAAAACCATTCAATTATCCAACCTTTTTTCAATTGAAAGTCAAAAAATTTTTTTCTTTGTAAAATAATTTTTAATCTGAAATGAACACTATAAAGACGCTAGGAGAAAAGTTGAGTGGACTTTTTTCCTAGCGTCTTTTTTATCACAAAATAAGGGGAAGATTACGATTTGCATGACCTAAAAATACTTCATAATATTAACTTTAACAGCTTTCATCCTAACGGCTAGCACTTAAATCATTCTATTTATTTACGAAATTTCCAAAAGATTGGCACAGATAATGACAAAATTCCACCCAAAATAACTAGCCAAACATTTTCTTTTTCACCCATCTTAGGTAATAGTTTTTGCTTTTTCGTTTCTAAAATCGAACTTTCATCTTTCTCAACGTTACCTTGCTGCTTTGGTTTACTTGGTTCACTTGGTTCACTTGGTTCACTTGGCTCACTTGGCTCACTTGGTTCACTTGGTTCACTTGGTTCACTTGGTTCACTTGGCCCACTTGGCTCACTTGGCTCACTTGGCTCACTTGGCTCACTTGGCTCACTTGGCTCACTTGGCTCACTTGGCTCACTTGGCTCACTTGGCTCACTTGGCTCACTTGGCTCACTTGGCTCACTTGGCTCACTTGGCTCACTTGGGTCGTCATTCTTCGTATCTAAGTATGGATCGTTTGGATCTTGGATAATCGTTTGTGTTTGGCTATAAGGAGTCAAATGCTGTTTATCTTCTGGATTACTATCCAAAACTTTCACCGTGAATAATTTAGGACCAACAATTGAATCCAGTAAAACAATCGAAAAGGAGAAGTATCCTTTTTTATTCGTAAAGTCAAAAGTCAAATTATTATCATAAGATGCAGCTAACGCAGGGTCTACATTGGAAAAAATAATTTGAGCTTGACCAATTGGAAGCGTATCTCCCGAGAAATCTATTTCACCATAAACGGTAATTTTTTGACCTACTTGCATCTTAGTTACTCCAGAATTAAATAAGTAAAAATCATCAGAAAAGGTAATGCAATTGGCGTTTGCCCAGCCACTAGATGCAACAGTTGCTTGATTTTGTTCGTCTAAAGAGCTTCCATGAGCAATACTACCAGTTGTTGTCATAAAAAATGTCATAAAAATACTAACAATAAAGATTTTCTTCGTTTTTTTCAAATTATATACCCCGTTTCATTAAATGTTGCACTGAGTATACGTTTGAAAACAGTCGTTTTATTATATATTTTTTTGAAAAGTGATATTTTTTCATAAAATTGCATTGCGTGCTACTATCTAGGTGAGGTGAAACTATGGAAACGCAAGCCGCAATTCAAAATCATTTATTAAAGAAAAAAACAGAATCAAATTAAATATTTTCAAGTTTTTGGCAGACCTCGATTTTCCAATTACAACGCATTTCATTGCGAATCGTTTTAAAATTTCTGAGGCGAATTTAACAGTCTATTTACAAGAACTAAAAA
The DNA window shown above is from Enterococcus montenegrensis and carries:
- a CDS encoding gluconokinase produces the protein MAVFLGIDIGTTAIKLGVIYEQQLLFETSVKLTTYEDKAARYQRASEIIALLEKGIFLIPKDLRKKISIMSFSTAMHSLRPANSQRVFLWSDLQAGETIAEFSKTKLAKDFYQLTGTPIHAMSPFAKLLYFKETNKYQEVTQWSGLKELVLEYFTGEFIIDRACASATGYYDLEKKTWSTEILSYLSIKPNQLAEIVDTTKTLAMKIDKIKHFGFAPRIKVAVGASDGTLAAYASFYRTKRTASLTIGTSAAVRQIVTTAQLEPNKQNFCYYLNEKYFVIGAPSNNGASLLEWSAAQLAKDSSSFFTQLPELLEKTTIGAKGLRFLPYLNGERAPLWDETVRGGFYNLTLQHTREDLLRSVIEGMLLNIRRLVKLVAPKQVLSVSGGFFKTTELAQLASTILGAKCIYAPENEPIFGLYYLYFEPEIPAQRTEYQFVPNPKEQVIYEKLAKDYFR
- a CDS encoding PTS cellobiose transporter subunit IIB, whose protein sequence is MKKALIICAAGMSSSMMAAKTTEYFKNKGEEIVVDAVSATEGDKMIKTSDFDLFLISPQTTMFLDKFKKLGSEVGKPVVSIPFQAYVPIPTGIQKLSEVIEENI
- a CDS encoding 6-phospho-beta-glucosidase, producing the protein MTTSFPKDFLWGGAVAAHQLEGAWQAGGKGVSVADVMTVGSPTHYRAITDGVLPNEYYPNHEGIDFYHRYKEDIALFAEMGFKCFRTSIAWTRIFPNGDEAEPNEAGLKFYDDLFDECLKHNIEPVVTLSHFELPYHLVTEYGGFRNRKLIDFFLRFAEVCFKRYQNKVKYWMTFNEINNQANFHEDFAPFTNSGIFYQEGEDREAIMYQAAHYELVASAKAVKIGKAINPDFQIGCMIAFAPLYAVNDKPENALMSIKSMEKRYYFCDVHVHGFYPNHILKYWERKGIKIDFTREDEKALKEGTVDYIGFSYYMSHAVVHHEENVHYDYDETKDLVRNEFVKASDWGWQIDPVGLRYSLNWFTDMYHVPLFIVENGFGAYDKKEADGSVHDEYRIDYLKAHIEQMKLAVIEDGVHLMGYTPWGCIDLVSAGTGEMEKRYGFIYVDKDNKGNGTLARSKKDSFYWYHEVIQTNGEKI
- the celB gene encoding PTS cellobiose transporter subunit IIC, with the protein product MFNFLQKYLMGPMGKVAQMKIVRAVMAAGMASIPFTIVGSMFLVLNVLPVAFSGLEGIFEASFFKISDLYMVANTMTMGILAIYFAIVFAYELTSIERDEQGLNVNPLTGALLAVFAFFICIPEIVWEGGKMTLVNSITDTEKVVNGIRMGSFADRLGTSGIFTGIIMSVIAVELYCLCVKRNLVIKMPDVVPPGVSRSFTALIPTFVIAFVVMIINGVLIALGTDIFKVIYIPFSFVTNLTNTWLGIMVIYFLIHALWIVGIHGANIITSFLTPIVLANMAANAAGANYPLAGEFNNSYVTVGGSGATLGLIIFIAFMAKSDQLKVLGKASLVPGIFNINEPIIFGMPIVYNPFLALPFFLAPMASASLAYFAIKFEIVKPMLAQMPWPSPVGIGAFIGSGGDWKAAVLAVLCAILAFAIWFPFIKFYDNKLLKEEQEKAKELAA
- a CDS encoding ABC transporter ATP-binding protein — its product is MVQMALNHVYKKYDNAENYSVTDFNLNIADREFIVFVGPSGCGKSTTLRMIAGLEDITEGELSIGEKVMNDVAPKDRDIAMVFQNYALYPHMTVFDNMAFGLKLRKYDKADIKTRVENAAEILGLTEYLDRKPAALSGGQRQRVALGRAIVRDAKVFLMDEPLSNLDAKLRVAMRAEIAKLHQRLNTTTIYVTHDQTEAMTMADRIVIMKDGFIQQIGTPQQVYDTPVNVFVAGFIGSPAMNFFNVTLNNGVITDGYGLKLRIPEGKNKILVEKGYEGKEVIFGIRPEDIHSEQVAIDASPEATVNAEVVVSELLGAESMLYTKTGETEFVSKVDARDFHKPGEFIDLAFNINKAHFFDKDSENVIKLP
- a CDS encoding BglG family transcription antiterminator; translated protein: MRPKERELLLHLIQYQGDFVTSQHLASELSLSDRTVRTYITRLKELIAENGGVITAKQGYGYCLTIVNKLNFDLFLAKQGITLNSEEKAPLISDITDRENYILNKLLLEEATINLDDLTEELFISRSSLSKDMQEIKEKLKPYTLTLASKHGVGLFVKGDERSKRHFILDTFFGKNYTNSLKKYLGNSPLFQDISFEELTIIILDEIREAKLKISDIIIQNLVLHLALSIKRLKEGFEIKELGIAADISEKIEYEVARKIVSRIEVFSKIAFPSEEISYLALHLMAKSNHPVVEENQELTGALTQAIALLSNSLGYSLNEDYQLKSGLLDHLKPMLVRLERKISLDNPLTSEIKSNYPQAFELTKNYLGQMPVLKDYQITDDEWAYLTLHVMAAMEKAKDMQKVHALIICATGYGSAQLLKNRVVNEFDNHITITNVQGYYEINETSLNDADLIISSIDLSAMVFPIPIIHVSVFLNDEDVARIRKTIHKISTKNRQMINLKLNDGKDQRKQNMLTEQMGEKYFKLYDIVPTKEQVLQELAELLRVNEAENYPKELLEQINHREQMGQIIFSESIVVPHPALPVGISTKIAVALIPRGMSWDEEKKIHFVFLISPSYIENKGITVMTKAIVKLVDCLPFQEKMLAEPTFTNFSQLFLQLM
- a CDS encoding PTS cellobiose transporter subunit IIA yields the protein MTPANENVMSSEEIQVAAFEIILNSGNARTTIHKAFAAMRKNDFSNAEQLLNEANEEILQAHKSQTALLKDYAGGKKIEMEIIMVHAQDHLMTTMTLLEVAQEMKYLYEQNAQNQKN